The following proteins come from a genomic window of Paenibacillus sp. CAA11:
- a CDS encoding VOC family protein → MSIKGLSHVAIQAKNYKATITFYIEVLGFKVGHHWSLPSFQIKEASMLVSPDQRTCIEIFDNDAVIPAQGKKASSEEDITYGALLHLAFYVNNVDEMYQKALAHGAKAFIEPDYLSLGEPPLVVKNAVIHSPNGEVIEFIEEVDFDMSTKTHAN, encoded by the coding sequence ATGAGCATAAAGGGTCTTTCACATGTGGCGATCCAAGCCAAAAACTATAAAGCTACTATTACATTTTATATTGAAGTTCTAGGGTTCAAGGTTGGTCATCATTGGTCTCTGCCATCCTTTCAAATCAAAGAAGCCTCCATGCTAGTTTCACCTGACCAAAGAACCTGTATTGAGATCTTTGATAACGACGCTGTCATCCCTGCTCAAGGGAAGAAAGCATCGTCTGAAGAAGATATAACTTACGGAGCGTTATTACATTTAGCCTTCTACGTGAATAATGTGGATGAAATGTATCAAAAAGCCCTTGCTCATGGAGCAAAGGCTTTTATAGAACCGGATTACCTTTCACTTGGCGAACCCCCACTTGTAGTGAAGAATGCTGTCATTCACAGTCCCAACGGAGAAGTTATCGAATTTATTGAAGAGGTCGATTTTGATATGTCTACCAAGACTCATGCAAATTAA
- a CDS encoding Lrp/AsnC family transcriptional regulator — MDHLIDDMDKKILQLLQHNARMSISQISKEVSMSQPSVKERILKLEDKKIISGYSTELNLKNLNRGMTTFILVKTEHCQMIVDFCEMAREVTDLYRISGEYNYLIKVQTASIEELAEFQDSLLKLGPSKSHISLKNILEHRVLL, encoded by the coding sequence ATGGATCATCTAATCGATGATATGGATAAAAAGATCTTGCAGCTGCTTCAACACAATGCACGAATGTCTATCTCTCAAATCAGTAAAGAAGTCAGTATGTCCCAACCTTCAGTTAAAGAGAGGATTTTGAAACTTGAAGATAAGAAGATAATTTCCGGGTATTCCACAGAATTAAATTTAAAGAATCTGAATCGGGGCATGACTACGTTTATACTAGTCAAAACAGAACATTGCCAGATGATCGTTGATTTTTGTGAAATGGCTAGGGAAGTAACAGATTTATATCGAATAAGCGGAGAATATAATTATCTTATCAAGGTACAAACGGCATCGATTGAGGAACTTGCCGAATTTCAAGATTCCCTTTTAAAGCTGGGTCCCTCAAAGTCTCATATCAGTTTGAAAAATATATTGGAACACAGGGTTTTACTCTAA
- a CDS encoding MFS transporter, protein MNTRSRWLMISVGLGILLNPLNSSMISVAITRLQHVYSIDYTAVSWIVFSFYIASAIAQPVMGKASDLFGRRKIFLAGLVVSLLSSILAPFSPNFGWLIVSRIVQSIGTSMLIAVGTAIVRVHITERQASALAGLSIFLSGAAAIGPFAGGVLIQWWDWPAIFIVNIPFVVASFLLAWKMIPKDGPATSVSRDMSFRKWLSVIDVSGTLLFAVGLVALLVSLLSVKSSGYASMWNIIIGLIGLLVLGTFVRHELKTTSPFIPFRTFAKYPAMTWVNIQYMLVNLLYYALFFGIPSYLQMVRHVSEFQTGILMLTLGLSSIVASPIAGKWVDKSGPRPSLIVSAILMVLGSVWIVTWTETSPVIVVSLALAVFGFSNGLNAVGMQAALFKSSPKEIAGVASGLFNTSRYFGTILSSILTSIIMGGTFNFAGFRLLGVFLTVIALVLVLMSVWLRYSGQLNEPSTGK, encoded by the coding sequence ATGAATACTCGCAGCAGGTGGCTAATGATATCTGTTGGATTGGGAATATTACTAAACCCGTTAAACTCCTCAATGATTTCTGTTGCTATCACCAGACTGCAACATGTGTATAGCATTGATTATACGGCAGTTTCCTGGATTGTTTTTTCTTTTTACATTGCCAGTGCGATTGCCCAGCCTGTCATGGGCAAGGCTAGTGATTTATTCGGCCGAAGGAAGATATTTCTTGCGGGTTTAGTTGTTTCTTTGCTCTCTTCTATACTGGCTCCATTTTCGCCGAATTTTGGATGGCTTATCGTGTCCCGAATTGTGCAATCGATCGGAACGAGTATGCTGATAGCGGTAGGAACGGCGATTGTACGCGTCCATATTACAGAAAGGCAAGCGTCTGCGCTGGCCGGCTTGTCGATTTTCCTATCTGGCGCGGCGGCAATAGGCCCCTTTGCCGGAGGGGTATTGATTCAATGGTGGGACTGGCCAGCGATCTTTATCGTCAACATTCCGTTCGTGGTGGCAAGCTTTCTGCTGGCCTGGAAGATGATTCCCAAGGATGGACCGGCAACGTCGGTCTCGCGCGACATGTCGTTTCGCAAATGGCTGAGTGTGATTGATGTGTCAGGTACTTTACTCTTCGCAGTTGGTTTGGTTGCCTTGCTTGTCAGCTTGCTGTCGGTGAAATCATCTGGATATGCTTCCATGTGGAATATAATTATCGGATTGATCGGCCTTCTGGTGCTGGGGACTTTCGTTCGACATGAGTTAAAAACGACGTCGCCCTTTATTCCTTTTCGCACTTTCGCCAAATATCCGGCGATGACTTGGGTCAATATTCAATACATGCTCGTTAACTTGCTTTATTATGCGCTCTTTTTCGGGATTCCATCTTACTTGCAAATGGTACGCCATGTCAGTGAATTCCAGACAGGGATTCTGATGCTCACCTTGGGATTGAGCTCGATCGTGGCATCTCCCATAGCGGGAAAATGGGTCGATAAATCGGGACCTAGACCGTCATTGATTGTATCGGCAATACTGATGGTATTGGGTTCGGTATGGATCGTGACATGGACGGAAACTTCTCCAGTTATCGTTGTGAGCCTGGCGTTAGCTGTATTCGGTTTTAGCAACGGGCTGAACGCCGTTGGTATGCAGGCAGCTTTATTTAAGAGCTCTCCAAAAGAGATAGCCGGTGTGGCATCCGGACTATTCAATACATCGAGGTATTTCGGTACGATTTTATCTTCAATATTGACAAGCATTATTATGGGGGGTACTTTCAACTTCGCAGGATTTCGACTGCTTGGGGTTTTCCTCACGGTAATCGCATTGGTATTGGTATTGATGAGTGTGTGGCTCCGGTATTCAGGGCAATTGAACGAACCGAGCACAGGCAAGTAA
- a CDS encoding LysR family transcriptional regulator — protein MELLQLQYFLAVARLEHVTEAARSLHVTQSSLSKTIQRLEEDLGVPLFDRSGRKLRLNEFGNRFLRRAERALFELEQGKQEINDLSNAEFGTLELAVTAASKLPQILREFLNNRPNIQFHVQMLTTQEMITLLHRGEVDFCLSSPPIQGEDIECQVVFIDPILVAVPLGHRLADRSSVALTELKDECFVGVKRGYGTRDLVDSICKSAGFYLKYVYEGDEPTRLVSLVEAEIGLAFIPSTAKMSWEKIKYIPVENHELVREIALLWHKSRYMSQAALEFRKVVLDYFEVLSKQST, from the coding sequence GTGGAGCTGTTGCAATTGCAGTATTTTCTGGCGGTAGCTCGATTGGAACATGTGACCGAAGCTGCGCGAAGTCTACACGTAACCCAATCGTCGCTAAGCAAAACGATTCAACGCCTCGAAGAAGATTTGGGAGTCCCTCTATTTGATCGATCAGGAAGGAAACTGCGATTGAATGAGTTTGGAAACAGATTCCTTCGCCGAGCGGAAAGAGCTTTGTTTGAATTAGAACAGGGGAAACAGGAGATTAACGATTTGTCCAATGCAGAATTTGGCACACTCGAGCTGGCGGTAACTGCTGCAAGCAAATTGCCCCAGATTCTACGAGAATTTCTAAATAACCGGCCTAATATTCAATTTCATGTGCAAATGCTGACCACGCAGGAAATGATCACACTCTTACATCGAGGTGAAGTCGATTTTTGTTTGTCCTCCCCTCCGATCCAAGGAGAGGATATCGAATGTCAAGTTGTCTTTATAGATCCTATCCTTGTAGCTGTCCCTCTTGGGCATCGTTTGGCGGATCGAAGCAGCGTAGCCTTGACAGAACTTAAGGACGAATGCTTTGTCGGTGTAAAAAGAGGCTACGGCACTCGCGATTTAGTGGACTCTATATGCAAATCGGCTGGATTTTATCTTAAATATGTGTATGAGGGGGATGAACCTACAAGGTTAGTCAGTCTGGTAGAAGCCGAAATCGGCCTTGCTTTTATACCAAGCACAGCCAAGATGTCATGGGAAAAGATCAAATATATACCGGTTGAAAATCACGAACTGGTACGCGAAATCGCTTTGCTATGGCATAAGAGTCGGTACATGTCACAAGCTGCTCTGGAGTTTCGCAAGGTCGTTCTGGATTATTTCGAGGTGCTATCCAAGCAGTCCACTTAA
- a CDS encoding MerR family transcriptional regulator, with amino-acid sequence MNRMRIGDLTERAGVTQRTVRYYESIGLLPSGEREGNGHHYYTEETVARLHKIDQLKKIGLSLEEIRDVIELYFTDTSGVLPKRKVLGILRQHLADTDQKLEALGQFRSDLQSHIERFERWLEANDSD; translated from the coding sequence ATGAACCGCATGCGCATTGGAGATTTGACAGAACGAGCAGGGGTAACCCAGCGCACGGTTCGCTATTACGAGAGCATTGGATTGCTTCCATCTGGCGAGCGCGAAGGCAATGGTCATCATTACTACACGGAAGAAACGGTTGCTCGTCTGCATAAGATCGATCAGTTGAAGAAGATTGGCCTAAGTTTGGAGGAAATTCGGGATGTAATCGAGCTTTACTTTACGGATACGAGCGGGGTGCTGCCAAAGCGAAAAGTCCTCGGCATACTGCGCCAGCATCTGGCCGACACGGACCAGAAGCTTGAAGCGCTCGGGCAGTTCCGAAGCGATTTGCAGTCACATATAGAACGTTTCGAGCGATGGCTCGAGGCCAATGATAGCGATTAA
- a CDS encoding NAD(P)-dependent oxidoreductase, whose protein sequence is MRENIGFIGLGLLGFPVASNLLQAGYALTVYNRTPEKAEPLLAQGALQAVRPADTVTTGGIVVTLVWDDEALEDVVKSEDFLERLGIGGIHVSMSTVSPDTGRKLADLHARHGSVYVEAPIFGRPEAAAARQLWIPIAGPKEAKERVRPILDAMGAKGIFDFGEEAGSAVIIKLIGNFLIVSAARSLEEALGIAERSGVDPTAAVNMLTSTMFTAPIYQSYGNMIAEKSASVSESKIPQKDVGLFLSAAQSTQFPAPLASLLLDMLENRDRSRS, encoded by the coding sequence ATGAGAGAAAACATTGGATTTATCGGACTCGGACTGCTCGGTTTTCCAGTTGCTTCCAATCTGCTCCAAGCAGGATATGCATTGACCGTATACAACCGAACCCCAGAAAAAGCGGAGCCGCTCTTGGCCCAAGGTGCGCTGCAGGCGGTTCGTCCAGCTGACACCGTGACAACCGGTGGCATCGTCGTCACCTTGGTTTGGGACGATGAGGCATTGGAAGACGTCGTCAAAAGCGAAGATTTTCTAGAACGCCTGGGCATAGGCGGTATTCATGTATCAATGAGCACCGTGTCGCCGGATACGGGCAGGAAGCTGGCGGATCTGCACGCGCGGCATGGTTCCGTCTATGTTGAGGCACCTATCTTTGGACGGCCGGAGGCAGCCGCTGCCAGGCAATTGTGGATTCCAATAGCGGGTCCCAAGGAAGCAAAGGAGCGGGTCCGGCCGATACTTGATGCGATGGGGGCTAAGGGGATCTTTGACTTTGGCGAGGAAGCCGGTTCGGCTGTAATCATCAAACTGATCGGTAACTTTCTTATTGTCTCTGCCGCACGTTCACTGGAAGAAGCACTAGGAATAGCTGAGCGCAGCGGTGTTGATCCCACTGCTGCGGTTAATATGCTTACGAGCACAATGTTTACCGCCCCAATCTATCAAAGCTACGGCAATATGATTGCCGAAAAGTCAGCATCCGTATCTGAAAGCAAAATTCCGCAGAAGGATGTCGGTCTCTTTCTGTCGGCGGCGCAAAGCACACAATTCCCGGCTCCGCTTGCCAGCCTGCTGCTTGATATGCTAGAGAATAGAGATCGGAGCAGATCCTAA
- a CDS encoding MerR family transcriptional regulator has translation MKEEPTFTIKQAAKQTGISEDTIRYYERIALLPRAKRRDNGHRVYRQEDIDTIQLISCLKKTAMPLEEMRPFLAVSADADPADYPDLVELLRSHRETIVSQIASLQQVVDFIDVKLEEGRYRRDCTDENQDGVSENMMIEPKSKPVSAVQMNYFSSAR, from the coding sequence ATGAAGGAGGAGCCGACTTTTACGATAAAGCAAGCCGCCAAGCAGACCGGGATTTCTGAAGATACGATCCGATATTACGAAAGGATTGCGCTACTGCCCCGGGCAAAACGGAGGGATAATGGGCACCGGGTCTACCGACAGGAGGACATCGATACGATCCAGTTGATATCATGTCTGAAAAAGACCGCGATGCCGCTGGAAGAAATGCGGCCTTTTTTGGCGGTCTCCGCCGATGCCGACCCCGCGGATTATCCCGATCTGGTGGAACTATTAAGGAGCCACCGGGAAACCATCGTCAGCCAAATCGCCTCTCTGCAGCAGGTCGTTGATTTTATCGACGTGAAGTTGGAGGAGGGAAGATACCGGCGGGACTGCACAGATGAAAATCAGGACGGCGTGTCGGAAAACATGATGATAGAACCCAAATCAAAGCCGGTCTCAGCTGTTCAGATGAATTATTTTTCCTCTGCAAGATAA
- a CDS encoding SDR family NAD(P)-dependent oxidoreductase — protein sequence MSKGQRENIAAITGASAGIGLELTRKLLSEDWQVIALNRSDFPPDDRRIQEAVKEGWLRIYKTADLADYDSLSRALKEIKREEQRIDILFNNAGGSFPELSYSKQGREKHYELMTVVPYIILMELKELIKNSRLKTVINTSSSALKFTKEFTIESLERPRVFRKLIGPYATSKLALSLWTQAIAPQLAKDDIKIRSVDPGSNNTLRKGKKTGLPLLVVPLMKLFFSPPTHGAGRLYEGALGEHRNETGVFLLKGQVAEVKFIDQARDVLERVNTIYEHEFLQHHI from the coding sequence ATGAGTAAGGGACAACGTGAAAATATCGCTGCGATAACGGGCGCAAGTGCCGGGATCGGACTGGAATTAACACGGAAGTTGCTATCGGAGGACTGGCAGGTGATTGCTTTGAACCGTTCCGACTTTCCACCGGACGATAGGAGAATCCAAGAAGCAGTCAAAGAGGGATGGCTTCGCATTTATAAAACGGCTGATCTTGCCGATTATGACAGCCTGAGTAGAGCTTTGAAGGAAATCAAACGCGAGGAGCAGCGGATCGATATTTTGTTCAACAACGCCGGCGGGTCCTTTCCGGAGCTGAGCTATTCGAAACAAGGACGCGAAAAGCATTATGAGCTGATGACGGTCGTTCCGTATATCATTCTAATGGAATTGAAGGAACTCATAAAAAACAGTCGCTTAAAAACGGTGATCAATACCTCATCTTCAGCGCTAAAATTCACGAAAGAGTTTACTATCGAAAGTCTGGAGCGCCCTAGAGTCTTCCGCAAACTGATTGGTCCTTACGCTACCTCCAAGCTAGCGCTCTCGCTGTGGACTCAGGCCATCGCGCCGCAGCTTGCCAAGGACGATATCAAGATCCGCAGCGTTGACCCAGGCAGCAACAATACGCTAAGAAAAGGGAAAAAAACGGGACTGCCTCTATTAGTTGTCCCGTTGATGAAGCTGTTCTTCTCTCCGCCAACCCACGGAGCAGGCAGGCTGTATGAAGGTGCCCTCGGGGAACACCGGAATGAAACCGGCGTATTTTTGCTGAAAGGTCAGGTTGCGGAAGTTAAATTTATAGATCAAGCCCGAGACGTTCTCGAAAGGGTGAATACGATTTATGAACATGAGTTTTTACAACATCATATTTAA
- a CDS encoding isochorismatase family protein, protein MEELLFQFSKTALIVIDLQKWLGTQYAPHSAEQVVTRAAAMVQAFRKADAFVGLVRVSTKDFKDMPRPLLDQAPPTFNLVPGWDEIVPEIGVTDTDHLITKRQWGAFYGTDLDLQLRRRGITTIVLCGIASGIGVDTTAREAFAHGYQVIFATDAMTGFSEEEHNHVIKAIFPRIGRIRSTEDILACAALQSYPASI, encoded by the coding sequence TTGGAAGAACTTTTATTTCAATTTTCTAAGACGGCATTAATCGTAATCGACTTGCAGAAGTGGCTTGGAACCCAGTATGCCCCCCACTCGGCAGAACAAGTCGTCACCCGCGCCGCCGCTATGGTTCAAGCATTCCGTAAGGCAGACGCATTCGTTGGGCTTGTTCGCGTATCCACGAAAGACTTCAAAGATATGCCTCGTCCGTTACTGGATCAGGCTCCCCCAACCTTCAACCTGGTGCCTGGATGGGATGAAATTGTACCCGAAATCGGAGTCACTGACACCGACCATTTAATTACCAAGCGCCAATGGGGAGCATTTTACGGAACGGACTTGGATCTGCAGCTCCGCCGGCGGGGCATCACGACGATCGTGCTTTGCGGCATTGCTTCGGGTATCGGCGTAGATACCACTGCGCGTGAAGCCTTCGCCCATGGATATCAGGTAATTTTTGCGACAGATGCCATGACCGGCTTCAGCGAGGAGGAACATAACCACGTAATTAAAGCCATCTTCCCGCGTATTGGTAGAATCCGCTCGACCGAGGACATTCTTGCTTGCGCTGCGCTTCAATCTTATCCTGCATCTATATAA
- a CDS encoding TetR/AcrR family transcriptional regulator yields the protein MSVTKQDIIRSASKMFKEKGFLATSIQEIAQDCSIAKGSVYKYFPSKEDLLCAVFDECQTVYFDRAEHLKQTGTGTPKERLVNQIVFRFQYFIEYSHIMVDFVDLPITQYATFRSLRNHVRARMMEWHKSWLLEVYGERIESFLWDLIFIYRAILKDYLQRIIFEVKQLPIEDTAWFIVDKMDALVEHMSRSGSKGLLGQSAFTKFVHSDSKDWSNEKERIVEELFGRVTALLEAWPGGLARRRELQEIVQLLGTEIARTQPKRSLIQALCAYLEQEQDLKSPVIQLKQIVLEE from the coding sequence ATGAGTGTAACCAAACAGGATATTATTCGTTCGGCTTCAAAGATGTTTAAAGAAAAAGGGTTTCTGGCGACCTCAATTCAGGAAATTGCTCAGGACTGTTCTATTGCAAAGGGCTCAGTGTATAAATATTTCCCGTCCAAAGAGGACTTATTGTGCGCGGTTTTCGACGAGTGCCAGACGGTTTATTTTGATCGGGCGGAGCACCTGAAACAAACCGGGACAGGCACTCCCAAGGAGCGGCTCGTCAATCAAATTGTATTTCGCTTTCAGTATTTTATTGAATATAGCCACATTATGGTTGACTTCGTAGATCTTCCTATTACGCAGTACGCAACTTTCCGTTCACTAAGGAATCATGTTCGCGCCCGTATGATGGAGTGGCATAAATCTTGGCTACTTGAAGTTTATGGTGAGAGAATTGAATCGTTTCTCTGGGATCTAATTTTTATTTACCGTGCGATCCTGAAGGACTATCTGCAGCGCATCATTTTCGAAGTGAAGCAGCTGCCGATAGAGGATACAGCTTGGTTTATCGTCGATAAAATGGATGCGCTAGTCGAACATATGTCTAGATCAGGTTCGAAGGGGCTACTTGGACAAAGTGCTTTCACAAAATTTGTTCACTCAGATTCAAAGGACTGGAGTAACGAAAAAGAAAGAATTGTCGAAGAATTGTTCGGCAGAGTGACCGCACTGCTTGAGGCTTGGCCCGGCGGGCTCGCCCGGCGGAGGGAGCTGCAGGAGATTGTTCAATTGCTGGGGACGGAGATCGCTCGGACTCAGCCCAAGAGATCGCTCATTCAGGCGCTTTGCGCGTACTTAGAACAAGAACAGGATCTGAAAAGTCCGGTTATTCAGTTAAAGCAAATTGTCCTGGAAGAGTGA
- a CDS encoding RidA family protein has product MTTIQTYNHNLWDHGISQGYLADNTLYISGQFSHNAEGEFVGAGDIRAQMKQTLENLDAVLQEFGATKHNLTYVELYLTNAQEHGETAIELFKEYVGEHRPAGSMIGVTYLAFPEQWVEVRAVAHVG; this is encoded by the coding sequence ATGACGACCATTCAAACATACAACCATAATCTCTGGGATCACGGAATTTCGCAGGGATACCTTGCCGACAACACGCTGTATATCTCAGGACAGTTCTCCCATAACGCCGAAGGCGAGTTCGTCGGAGCAGGCGATATTCGGGCACAGATGAAGCAGACACTGGAGAATTTGGATGCCGTGTTACAAGAGTTCGGAGCAACGAAGCATAATCTGACCTACGTGGAGCTGTATCTGACGAATGCGCAGGAGCACGGGGAAACGGCGATCGAACTGTTCAAAGAGTATGTCGGAGAGCATCGGCCGGCGGGGAGCATGATCGGGGTGACTTACCTGGCATTTCCAGAACAGTGGGTAGAGGTTCGGGCTGTGGCGCATGTAGGCTAA
- a CDS encoding alpha/beta-type small acid-soluble spore protein — protein MMARRRRKYAVPGVEQGMQAFKADVMKREGYIVNPNQPDDVKYEVAKELGVPLYPGNNGQLTTESAGHVGGKIGGSMVRELIRLSQEQIANRE, from the coding sequence ATGATGGCAAGAAGAAGGAGAAAATATGCGGTGCCAGGGGTCGAACAGGGAATGCAAGCGTTCAAAGCAGATGTAATGAAGCGCGAAGGATATATCGTAAATCCGAATCAACCAGACGATGTAAAATACGAAGTGGCGAAGGAGCTTGGTGTGCCTCTTTACCCAGGAAACAATGGTCAACTGACAACAGAATCAGCAGGCCATGTCGGTGGCAAAATTGGCGGTTCCATGGTTAGGGAATTGATCCGTCTCTCTCAGGAGCAAATAGCGAACAGGGAGTAA
- a CDS encoding class I SAM-dependent methyltransferase, which yields MDNNSVSRTNIIGAGEAGIAVSVDMNKNVIHKTNSLFWDTKGIDILGATSLPLYGAFVSEEKCQLFGDVSGKKLLEIGCGSGQSLQYMGGRKASELWGMDISENQIEKTRQHLTAYGLSANLICSPMEEKCGIPEDYFDYVYSIYAIGWTTDLEGTFCRIASYLKKDGVFIFSWSHPIHKCVVAENNMLTFKKSYFDESWYSVSLEESELTLSDRKLSTYVNALSKAGFVIEQLIEESDDEIIQSQDSGFARKAKMLPVTFVIKARKL from the coding sequence ATGGACAATAATTCTGTTAGTAGAACAAACATCATAGGTGCTGGCGAGGCTGGTATCGCCGTCTCGGTCGATATGAATAAAAATGTTATTCATAAAACGAACAGCTTATTTTGGGATACAAAAGGAATTGATATTTTGGGGGCAACCTCACTTCCCTTATATGGAGCATTTGTCTCAGAAGAAAAATGCCAACTCTTTGGCGATGTCTCGGGGAAAAAATTGCTGGAGATAGGCTGTGGAAGCGGTCAATCTTTGCAATATATGGGGGGACGAAAAGCATCTGAACTATGGGGTATGGATATATCAGAAAACCAAATCGAAAAGACGAGGCAACATCTGACAGCTTACGGTCTTTCAGCAAATTTAATTTGTTCTCCGATGGAAGAAAAATGTGGGATACCAGAGGACTATTTTGACTATGTTTATTCAATCTACGCCATAGGATGGACCACTGACCTTGAGGGTACTTTTTGCAGGATCGCTTCTTACCTAAAAAAAGATGGCGTATTTATTTTCAGTTGGTCTCACCCTATACACAAATGTGTTGTTGCAGAAAATAATATGCTTACTTTTAAAAAAAGTTATTTCGATGAATCTTGGTATTCGGTATCTCTTGAAGAGAGTGAGCTAACATTATCAGATCGTAAACTATCAACTTATGTGAATGCGTTATCAAAAGCGGGGTTTGTCATTGAGCAATTGATTGAGGAATCTGACGATGAAATTATACAATCACAGGATAGCGGCTTTGCAAGAAAAGCAAAGATGCTTCCTGTAACGTTTGTCATCAAAGCAAGAAAACTATAA
- a CDS encoding winged helix-turn-helix transcriptional regulator, whose protein sequence is MGISDLKGKETVIQDTPFGYTMSVIGGKWKMAILYLVSAKQPIRFNEMQRQLGAVTYKVLSAQLKELEADGLIKRMEYPQIPPKVEYSLTPRGQTLLPVLEQLCEWGAQNR, encoded by the coding sequence ATGGGCATTTCCGATTTGAAGGGCAAGGAAACGGTAATCCAAGACACACCATTCGGTTATACGATGTCCGTGATCGGCGGCAAGTGGAAGATGGCAATTCTGTATCTGGTGTCCGCCAAGCAGCCGATTCGATTCAACGAAATGCAGAGACAGCTCGGAGCGGTGACGTACAAGGTTCTCAGCGCGCAGCTTAAGGAATTGGAGGCCGACGGGCTGATTAAGCGCATGGAGTATCCGCAGATTCCACCCAAAGTGGAGTATTCGCTGACACCGAGAGGGCAGACGCTGCTGCCTGTATTGGAGCAGCTGTGTGAGTGGGGAGCACAGAATCGGTGA
- a CDS encoding RidA family protein, with amino-acid sequence MREIVRSDINEDWVHSGIVEAGDFAFINYCVGNIGQAIENQINGAFDHLERRLESIGLTLESVVKIDCMFRDIWNIPVMEKVIKERFNGKYPARKSIHTEFAHRDGEDGLQFQLDAIAFKG; translated from the coding sequence ATGAGGGAAATTGTACGAAGTGATATTAACGAAGATTGGGTACATTCTGGCATTGTTGAAGCTGGGGATTTTGCATTCATAAATTACTGTGTTGGAAATATTGGTCAAGCTATTGAGAATCAAATTAATGGTGCATTCGACCATTTAGAGAGACGGCTGGAATCAATCGGTTTAACTTTAGAATCAGTCGTTAAGATTGATTGTATGTTCAGAGATATTTGGAATATACCTGTGATGGAAAAGGTAATCAAAGAGAGATTCAATGGTAAGTATCCTGCACGAAAATCAATACATACAGAATTTGCACATCGTGACGGAGAGGATGGACTTCAATTCCAACTTGATGCTATAGCATTTAAAGGTTAG
- a CDS encoding MerR family transcriptional regulator, with product MERFTIGQVAEAANVNLETVKYYEKRELLPKPARSGSGYRLYTKSAVEDIRLIKQRATSLRKS from the coding sequence ATGGAAAGATTCACGATCGGTCAAGTGGCCGAAGCGGCAAACGTCAACCTGGAAACCGTCAAATATTACGAAAAGCGCGAGCTGCTGCCAAAGCCGGCCAGAAGCGGGTCGGGGTATCGGTTGTATACCAAGTCCGCCGTTGAGGATATCCGGTTGATCAAGCAGAGAGCTACTTCTCTTCGGAAGAGTTGA